GTCCGGATCCGCCACCTCGACCGCGCGCTCGCAGGCCTCGGTCGCCGACCGCAGCGGCGCCCCGCCGACCTCGGTGATGGCCTTCTCGACGCCGGCCACCTCGGCGGCCATGTCGTCTGCCTCGTGGTACTCGACGTCCTTCGAGAGGTCCATCGCGCGCTCGTACAGGGAGAGCGACCGGTCGTAGGTCTCGTAGGCCTCGAGGTAGTCGCCGTCGGTCCGCGCGGCCTCGGCCCCGGCGGCGAGGTGGCGCGCCCTGGTCCAGTGCGTGCGGATGCGCGCCAGGGAGAGCCGCGTCTCGAGCTGGGCGATCCGGCGATGCATCGCGTGCTCGCCCTCACGGAAGTCCGCCGCAACCTGCCGGGCCTCCTCCAGTAACTCCTCGCTGCGAGAGATGGCCGTCTCCGCCGTCGCCGGGTCGCCGTCCTCCAGGTTGGACTCGACGGTCGAGACGTGTTCCCGGGCCTTCTCCAGGCGCCGGTCGACAGTCACCCAGTAGGAGATGGCCTGCTCGACGTATTCGCCGACCGGATCGAGGTCCTCGCGGCCGCCTTGCCAGAAGGTGTAGCGGTCGCTGGTCCGTGCGGTCAGCGTCACCCGGCTCTTGAGCATCCCGGTCTTGGTCTCGACCGACCGGATCTCCGTGTACGGCAGCGAGACGCTCCGATTGCGGCCGCTGCCCTCGTGGTTGCCGCCGACGACGAGCAGGACGCGCTCGTCGGTCACGGCGGCGACCGCGCTGTACTCGGAGCCCGGCGTGACGGTCCGCTCGCCGTCGCCGTCCTCGTGCTTGATTCCCTTTTTCTCGTTCGTCAGGACGTACGCCGGCGCTTCGGTCCCCTCGAAGTAGTCCTCGAGTGCCGCGTCCTCGAGGTAGCCGGCCCCACCGCCGTCCCTCGACACCGTTCGTTCGGCGTTGCTGCTGCCCCCCATGGTGATCCCGTAACTACCTACTGTTGACGCTCCCCCCTAATCAATCACTCGCCCGTTACCTCCGCCGAGCCGACAGGTGCGCGGTCGGTCAGCCACGCCTCGACGAGTCGATCGATCTCGGCCTCGATGGCCGACAGCGCCGGTGACTCGGGATCCGGGCCCCCGTCACCGTCCGCCCGCTGGGCGTCGGCCACGAGTTCGTGGGCCCGGATCGACAGGTCGGCCAGCCGATCGCTGTGCGGGCAGGCCGCCGGGTCCGGCAGTCGCAACTCGGAGACCACGGACTTCGTGAGGCTCGCCTTCCCGTTCGAGGAGAGGTCACGGAGCGTCCGCTGGTAGGGCGCGGAGTTGAGCAACGCACAGAGGAAGTGCGCCGTTCGGCGGTCGTCCGCGGCGACGAACATGTAGTGATCCCCTGGAATGGCCTGTCGCTCGCCAAGGTCGGGATCCGTCCGCGTCGACACGACGGTGAAGTCGGGCTTGAACCCCAGCCGACACCACGCGATCTTGTAGTCGGCCCAGGTGTAGGCTCCGAGTCCGAACACGGAGTAGAAGGGGCCGTGATCCAGCCAGGACGACGAGCGGTCGGTCAGTTGCTCCCTGTGGTCCCGGAGGTAGGCGTAGGCGTCCGGATACTCCCGCTGCAGGCGCTCCTCGTTGTCCTCGCCCGCCTGCCGCTGGGGCACCAGCCGAAGGTCGTGGCCGGTCAGCCCCCACTTCCGCACGTGTCGCGACTTCAGGTACGGGTAGACCAGGTCGTCCTCGATCCGGTCGAGGGCCTCGCGCTCCAGCCCGAAGACGGCGTTGGCGTCGTCTTTCAGCCCGTGTCTGATCTCGTGGTCGCAGGGGCCGAGCGCCGCCCGCTCCGCGTCGGCCCGGAGCCACGGCGTCGACGGATCGTCCGGCGCGAGCGGCACGAGTTCGGTCGCCGTCGCCGTCGCGCTCTCATGCAGGGCCGACAGCGACCCGAAGTCAGCCGAGTCCTCACCGGCGGTCCAGACCGTCGCGGGGACCGGGAAGGACGCCTGCGCGTCGGCCGCGAACGCGTAGACGGCCGCGTTCGCGCCGACTTCGGGGAAGGGCGTCAGCGCCGAGAGGTCCTGCACGTCCCGCAGATCCAGTGCCCGATCACCCACGCGAAGCCGGCGCAGGACCGCGCCCGCGGGCCCCCGCATCAGGTCGCGTTTCAGGACGAACGCCGCCGCCCCACCCTCCCGGAGGTACCGGTGGACGCAGACCCAGGCGAAGGGTACCGAGACGTCGTCGTTGCTGTGGCCCAGGCGGGCCGTCACCCCGTCGTGGGGCTGCAGATCCAGTCGGTCGACGTACTCCGCTCGCCAGCGGTCCTTGAGCCGCTCGGAGAGTCGCTCCCAGGGAACCCACGGCGGATTTCCGACGAGGGCATCGAACGACGCATCGAGCGAGGCACCGCGAACCCGGATCTCGTCGTCGCGTGTCAGCGCGAGCGCGTCGGTCAGGAACACGGGGAGGGCGACCGACTCGCGGTCCGCGGCCTCGAGTTCGTCGAACAGGGCCACCGCGTAGGAGAGCGTCGCGCTCTTGACGGCGACGGGGTTCACGTCGATGCCCACGACGGAATCGGTCGCGGCGTCGAGGAACGATTCGGAGTCGCCCGTCCAGCCCTCGCGTTTCCGCTCCAGCGCGGCCGTCAGGAAGACGCCGGAGCCACAGCCCGGATCGAGGACCGTCGCGTCCGCGACCGTCTCGGGGAGCGACTCCAGCGCCAGGTCGGCGACGGCGCGCGGGGTGTAGAATTCGCCCAGCGCGAGGCGGACCGCGTGCGGGACCACCTCGGCGTAGAGATCCCGGAGGCGGTCGGGTGTGAGCCGCCCAAGGTCGCGCTCCCGGACCGATTCGAGCACCTGCTCGCGCCCGCGGTCCGGCGGCAGGATTTCGTCGTGCAAATCGCCGAACGCGCCGCCCGTCGCGCCCGTGTTCGTGCCCGGTTCCCGATTCGCGATCGCCGTCCCCGTACTGCCTTCGACGGCATCGAGCAGGCAGTCCAGCAGGTAGTCGACGTACAGCGTCTCGACGAACGCCGCATCGACGGGGTCGTCGACTGCCATCTCGGCGAACACGTCGCCGTGGCTGGTCCGGACGAACGACGCCCAGCGGTCCCTCGCGGTGGCGACGGCGCCGCCCTCGGACAGTCGGTCCCGGGCGCTACTGACGTAGGTCCTTCTGTGCTCGTCGACGTCGACGTCCCGGAACGGGCCCATTCGGTCGCGAGTTCGGCGGGACCTGACAAATAACCCTCGTCCGCAGTGTGCGGCCGGACGACCGGCGGCTCAGTCGTTCGAGAGCCCGCGCGTCCGCCGGTCCCCGTCCGACATGTCGCCGACGAACTCGAACCCGTCGGCGGCCGCGGACTCGGCGGCCTCGATCCGGTCTCCGAGCGCGTCGCGCGCCGCCTCCAGTTCCGGGGTCAGTCCGGGCTTCAGTTCGCTCGCGACGGCGAGGGCCGCCTCGATCTCGGCCCGGGCGTCCTCGTAGGCGGCGATCGCCGCGTCCGGCCGGTTCGTCGCGAGGCAGTGATCGCCCGCGACGCGGTGGCGGTCGGCGAGCGACCGACGGGTCGTGACTACCTGTCCCGCGATGGTCTCGACGCGCTCGCGCAGTTCGTCGCTGTCGCCGGCGAACCGACTGTCGTCGCTGCCCCAGTCCAGGACCAGTGCGGTCTGGTAGCGTTCGAGCGCGCGTTCGAGCCGTTCGGCGGTGACTTTCGGATCGTCGACCTCGCGAGCCCGCTCGTAGGCCGTCTCGGCGCGTCCGAGCGGCGACTTCGAGAGGCGATCGAGCGTCCGCGTCACCGCGTCGGCGCTCTCGCGGATCTCCGTCTGTTCCGGGAAGTCGTGCTCGCGCGCGACGTCGAGTGCGCGCTCGTACTGGCTGCGCGCCTGCAGGTAGGTCTCGTAGGCGTCGTCGTAGCGCTCC
Above is a genomic segment from Halorientalis sp. LT38 containing:
- a CDS encoding N-6 DNA methylase, producing the protein MGPFRDVDVDEHRRTYVSSARDRLSEGGAVATARDRWASFVRTSHGDVFAEMAVDDPVDAAFVETLYVDYLLDCLLDAVEGSTGTAIANREPGTNTGATGGAFGDLHDEILPPDRGREQVLESVRERDLGRLTPDRLRDLYAEVVPHAVRLALGEFYTPRAVADLALESLPETVADATVLDPGCGSGVFLTAALERKREGWTGDSESFLDAATDSVVGIDVNPVAVKSATLSYAVALFDELEAADRESVALPVFLTDALALTRDDEIRVRGASLDASFDALVGNPPWVPWERLSERLKDRWRAEYVDRLDLQPHDGVTARLGHSNDDVSVPFAWVCVHRYLREGGAAAFVLKRDLMRGPAGAVLRRLRVGDRALDLRDVQDLSALTPFPEVGANAAVYAFAADAQASFPVPATVWTAGEDSADFGSLSALHESATATATELVPLAPDDPSTPWLRADAERAALGPCDHEIRHGLKDDANAVFGLEREALDRIEDDLVYPYLKSRHVRKWGLTGHDLRLVPQRQAGEDNEERLQREYPDAYAYLRDHREQLTDRSSSWLDHGPFYSVFGLGAYTWADYKIAWCRLGFKPDFTVVSTRTDPDLGERQAIPGDHYMFVAADDRRTAHFLCALLNSAPYQRTLRDLSSNGKASLTKSVVSELRLPDPAACPHSDRLADLSIRAHELVADAQRADGDGGPDPESPALSAIEAEIDRLVEAWLTDRAPVGSAEVTGE
- a CDS encoding PH domain-containing protein, whose protein sequence is MGGSSNAERTVSRDGGGAGYLEDAALEDYFEGTEAPAYVLTNEKKGIKHEDGDGERTVTPGSEYSAVAAVTDERVLLVVGGNHEGSGRNRSVSLPYTEIRSVETKTGMLKSRVTLTARTSDRYTFWQGGREDLDPVGEYVEQAISYWVTVDRRLEKAREHVSTVESNLEDGDPATAETAISRSEELLEEARQVAADFREGEHAMHRRIAQLETRLSLARIRTHWTRARHLAAGAEAARTDGDYLEAYETYDRSLSLYERAMDLSKDVEYHEADDMAAEVAGVEKAITEVGGAPLRSATEACERAVEVADPDAAVDAWRRALEESHETLALVLRHGNVFDGDPEALRFQVEWAAQKLAAAHGERAEQAVDRAESARKDGNAAAADAAYDEAREHYDRARRVAAEFRSPDPEEYERARDELPDDVAVEASEAAV